The proteins below come from a single Ruegeria sp. THAF33 genomic window:
- the ftsZ gene encoding cell division protein FtsZ gives MTLNLSMPGHDELKPRITVFGVGGAGGNAVNNMIEKQLDGVDFVVANTDAQALQQSQSSARVQLGVKVTEGLGAGARPTVGAAAAEESIEQIVDHLAGAHMCFITAGMGGGTGTGAAPIIAQAARELGVLTVGVVTKPFQFEGAKRMRQAEDGVEALQQVVDTLIIIPNQNLFRLANEKTTFTEAFSMADDVLYQGVKGVTDLMVRPGLINLDFADVRAVMDEMGKAMMGTGEATGEDRAIQAAEKAIANPLLDEISLKGAKGVLINITGSHDLTLFELDEAANRIREEVDPEANIIVGSTLDTAMEGGMRVSVVATGIDASEKTTEVPVARRSMSEPLTRTVSAEEHIQEEARVVADAAEPVPQPEENREPSLFEAAEEPAQPQFQPRDERDEDGLPPPAYQPRVAEFEPQPEHVEPAPEAFVAPRGHAAGTPSPEALQRLQAAVQKVPSAPQRPAAPRQPEAVSQPEPEERSRFGFNRLIDRMTGHASDTPAQPPRQQPVLRQSEATAPLQEEADPDQDRIEIPAFLRRQAN, from the coding sequence ATGACATTGAATCTTTCGATGCCCGGGCACGACGAACTGAAGCCTCGGATTACAGTATTTGGCGTTGGCGGCGCAGGCGGGAACGCCGTCAACAACATGATTGAAAAACAGTTGGACGGCGTTGATTTCGTGGTCGCTAACACCGACGCACAGGCGCTGCAACAAAGCCAGTCCTCGGCGCGGGTGCAACTGGGCGTGAAAGTCACCGAAGGTCTGGGGGCAGGGGCCCGCCCGACCGTAGGCGCAGCCGCCGCCGAGGAAAGCATCGAACAGATCGTGGACCACCTTGCCGGCGCTCATATGTGCTTCATCACTGCTGGTATGGGCGGCGGTACCGGAACGGGGGCTGCTCCGATCATCGCGCAAGCCGCGCGTGAGCTGGGTGTACTGACCGTCGGTGTCGTCACCAAGCCCTTCCAGTTCGAAGGTGCCAAGCGGATGCGCCAGGCCGAAGATGGGGTTGAGGCGCTGCAGCAGGTTGTCGACACGCTGATCATCATCCCCAACCAGAACCTGTTCCGCCTGGCCAATGAAAAGACCACCTTTACCGAGGCGTTCTCGATGGCTGACGACGTTCTGTATCAGGGCGTCAAAGGCGTGACCGACCTGATGGTGCGCCCCGGCCTGATCAACCTCGACTTTGCCGACGTTCGCGCCGTGATGGACGAGATGGGCAAGGCGATGATGGGCACCGGCGAGGCAACAGGCGAAGACCGCGCCATCCAGGCGGCGGAAAAGGCTATTGCAAACCCGCTGTTGGACGAAATCAGCCTCAAGGGCGCCAAAGGCGTGCTGATCAACATCACCGGCTCGCACGACCTGACCCTGTTCGAGCTGGACGAAGCCGCCAACCGCATCCGCGAGGAAGTGGACCCCGAGGCCAATATCATCGTCGGCTCGACGCTGGATACCGCTATGGAAGGCGGAATGCGCGTGTCGGTTGTTGCGACCGGCATCGACGCCAGCGAAAAAACGACCGAAGTCCCGGTGGCGCGCCGTTCGATGTCCGAACCGCTGACCCGCACGGTTTCGGCTGAAGAGCATATTCAGGAAGAAGCCCGGGTGGTTGCCGACGCAGCAGAGCCCGTCCCGCAGCCGGAAGAAAACCGCGAACCTTCGCTGTTCGAAGCCGCTGAAGAGCCGGCGCAGCCGCAATTCCAGCCGCGCGACGAGCGTGACGAGGATGGCCTGCCGCCGCCCGCTTATCAGCCGCGTGTGGCCGAATTCGAGCCGCAGCCCGAGCATGTTGAGCCCGCGCCCGAGGCATTTGTGGCACCGCGCGGACATGCTGCTGGCACCCCGTCGCCCGAAGCATTGCAGCGTTTGCAGGCCGCTGTGCAGAAGGTTCCGTCGGCGCCACAGCGACCGGCAGCGCCTCGCCAACCCGAAGCGGTTTCGCAACCGGAACCCGAGGAGCGGTCGCGTTTTGGCTTCAATCGTCTGATCGATCGGATGACCGGCCATGCCTCGGATACTCCGGCCCAACCGCCGCGGCAGCAGCCCGTTTTGCGACAGTCCGAGGCGACCGCGCCGCTTCAGGAAGAGGCCGATCCGGATCAGGACCGTATCGAAATTCCGGCCTTCCTGCGCCGTCAAGCCAACTGA
- the ftsA gene encoding cell division protein FtsA yields MTDLYQSQRAMRQMRRQALQRGVIAILDVGSSKIACLVLRFDGTGRLSEDNTIGSMAGQTGFRVIGAATTRSRGVQFGEVTAMQETERAIRTALQAAQKMADIRVDHVIACFSGANPRSYGLDAQVDLDGQIVTEAEVGRVLNACDVPDYGDGREVLHAQPVNFALDNRSGLIDPRGQMGQSLAVDMHMLTVDSSAIQNIVRCIKRCDLELAGIANSAYVSGISALVEDEQELGAACIDMGGGTTSVSIFMKKHMIYADCVRMGGDHVTADISMGLGVPAAVAERIKTFNGGVHATGADDRDMIDIGGDTGDWEHDRRTVSRAELIGIMRPRVEEILEEVRVRLDAAGFEHMPSQQIVLTGGGSQIMGLDGLATRILGQRVRLGRPLRVHGLPQSATGPGFSSAVGLSLFAAHPQDEWWDFEIPVETYAARPFKRAVRWFRDNW; encoded by the coding sequence ATGACCGATCTTTATCAGTCCCAACGTGCCATGCGTCAGATGCGGCGGCAGGCTTTGCAACGCGGTGTGATTGCGATTCTGGATGTGGGCAGCTCGAAAATCGCCTGTCTTGTGCTGCGCTTTGACGGAACCGGTCGGCTGAGCGAGGACAATACCATCGGTTCCATGGCAGGTCAGACCGGTTTTCGCGTCATCGGTGCCGCGACCACCCGGTCGCGGGGTGTCCAGTTCGGCGAAGTCACAGCCATGCAGGAAACCGAACGTGCCATCCGCACCGCGCTTCAGGCCGCACAGAAGATGGCCGACATCCGCGTCGATCATGTGATCGCCTGTTTCTCGGGCGCGAACCCGCGCTCTTACGGGCTGGATGCGCAAGTCGATCTGGACGGTCAGATCGTGACCGAGGCCGAAGTGGGCCGGGTTCTGAACGCTTGCGACGTGCCGGATTATGGTGACGGGCGCGAAGTGCTGCATGCTCAACCGGTGAATTTTGCGCTCGACAACCGGTCTGGCCTGATCGACCCGCGCGGGCAGATGGGCCAGAGCCTTGCGGTCGACATGCATATGCTGACCGTGGATTCGTCAGCGATCCAGAACATCGTGCGCTGTATCAAGCGCTGTGATCTTGAACTCGCGGGTATTGCCAACTCGGCCTATGTCTCGGGCATCTCGGCGCTGGTCGAAGACGAGCAGGAACTGGGCGCGGCCTGTATCGACATGGGCGGCGGCACCACAAGCGTGTCGATCTTCATGAAAAAGCACATGATCTATGCCGATTGCGTGCGCATGGGCGGCGATCACGTGACCGCAGATATTTCGATGGGCCTGGGTGTACCTGCCGCCGTGGCGGAACGGATCAAGACATTCAATGGCGGCGTTCATGCCACCGGGGCCGACGACAGGGATATGATTGATATCGGTGGTGACACCGGCGATTGGGAACACGACCGCCGCACCGTCAGCCGCGCTGAACTGATCGGCATCATGCGCCCGCGTGTCGAGGAAATTCTTGAAGAGGTCCGCGTCCGGCTGGACGCCGCCGGGTTTGAACATATGCCAAGCCAGCAGATCGTGCTGACCGGCGGCGGCAGCCAGATCATGGGGCTGGACGGGTTGGCCACGCGCATCCTCGGTCAGCGCGTTCGCTTGGGCCGCCCCTTGCGCGTGCATGGCCTGCCGCAATCAGCCACCGGGCCCGGGTTCTCATCCGCTGTCGGCCTCAGCCTGTTTGCGGCCCATCCTCAGGACGAATGGTGGGATTTTGAAATCCCGGTCGAAACCTATGCCGCACGCCCGTTCAAGCGCGCCGTACGGTGGTTCCGTGACAACTGGTAG
- a CDS encoding cell division protein FtsQ/DivIB — protein MRPLTASRSLEIHRSKPLAGPDADFASADTDSHEAEPLLRLRGARVFSRSARRSDPAPSRLSYRLQRWMLTPGIRLGVKVGLPICAIAAALGIFFASQDRRDALAAYIADVRTSIQERPEFMVNLMAIDGAGTDLSEDIREIVPLDFPISSWDLDVEQIRDTITGLDPVKSATVRIRPGGILQVDVVERQPVIVWRTREGLELLDETGAHVKEATSRKDHADLPLIAGTGADDHVGEALELLRTSRSLGNRVRGLVRVGERRWDLVLDRGQRIMLPTERPVRALERVLAVNEVQDLLERDVAVVDMRLGQRPTIRMTKAASEDWWNTKVTVSNGQ, from the coding sequence ATGCGACCGCTGACCGCCAGCCGTTCACTGGAAATCCACCGCAGCAAACCACTTGCGGGACCGGATGCCGATTTCGCCTCGGCCGACACGGACTCGCACGAGGCCGAACCGCTTTTGCGCCTGCGCGGTGCGCGTGTGTTTTCCCGCTCCGCAAGACGCAGTGACCCTGCGCCGTCCCGTCTCAGCTATCGGCTGCAACGTTGGATGCTGACGCCGGGCATTCGCCTTGGTGTCAAGGTTGGCCTGCCGATCTGCGCCATCGCTGCCGCGCTTGGCATCTTCTTTGCCTCGCAGGACCGTCGCGACGCACTTGCCGCTTATATCGCCGATGTGCGCACTTCAATTCAGGAGCGCCCCGAATTCATGGTCAACCTGATGGCCATCGACGGGGCCGGAACCGACCTGTCCGAAGACATCCGCGAAATCGTGCCGCTGGATTTCCCGATCAGTTCCTGGGATCTGGATGTGGAACAGATCCGCGACACGATCACCGGGCTGGACCCGGTGAAATCCGCAACCGTCAGAATCCGCCCCGGAGGCATCCTGCAGGTCGATGTCGTCGAGCGTCAGCCGGTGATCGTCTGGCGAACGCGCGAGGGGCTTGAGCTGCTGGATGAGACAGGCGCGCATGTCAAGGAAGCCACCTCTCGCAAGGACCACGCCGATCTGCCGTTGATCGCGGGGACAGGCGCCGACGATCACGTCGGAGAAGCACTGGAGCTTCTGCGGACTTCGCGCAGCCTGGGCAATCGCGTGCGCGGCTTGGTGCGCGTGGGAGAGCGGCGCTGGGATCTGGTGCTGGACCGTGGTCAGCGCATCATGCTGCCGACCGAACGCCCGGTGCGTGCGTTGGAACGCGTGCTTGCCGTGAACGAGGTACAGGACCTTCTGGAACGTGACGTGGCCGTGGTCGACATGCGCCTCGGGCAGCGTCCGACCATTCGAATGACCAAAGCCGCCAGCGAAGACTGGTGGAACACAAAAGTGACAGTGAGTAACGGGCAGTAA
- a CDS encoding D-alanine--D-alanine ligase: MSSRTNPKVAVLMGGPSAEREVSLSSGRECAAALVGEGFEVVELDAGPDLCARLVDIKPDVVFNALHGRWGEDGCVQGLLEWMRIPYTHSGVLASALAMDKQRSKEIYQTEGLPVVPSVIVPKVEVVEVHVMEPPYVAKPNNEGSSVGIYIVHENANGPPQLDEAMPDLVMVEKYVAGRELTVTVMGDRALTVTEIMTDGGWYDYDAKYKPGGSWHVLPADIPQDIFDRCMDYAVRAHNVLGCKGVSRTDYRWDDSKGADGLFLLETNTQPGMTPTSLVPEQAAHLGMTFGQLCAWMVEDASCDR, from the coding sequence ATGTCGAGCAGGACAAACCCCAAAGTGGCGGTATTGATGGGTGGACCCTCGGCGGAACGCGAGGTGTCTCTCAGCTCTGGGCGCGAATGCGCGGCCGCCCTTGTGGGAGAAGGCTTTGAAGTGGTCGAACTGGACGCAGGTCCCGACCTCTGCGCGCGCCTTGTGGACATCAAACCGGATGTGGTTTTCAACGCCCTGCATGGCCGCTGGGGCGAAGATGGGTGTGTGCAAGGCCTGTTGGAGTGGATGCGCATCCCTTACACCCATTCCGGTGTTCTGGCCTCGGCGCTGGCAATGGACAAGCAGCGCAGCAAAGAGATTTACCAAACCGAAGGGCTGCCCGTCGTACCGAGCGTGATCGTGCCCAAGGTCGAGGTGGTCGAAGTTCACGTGATGGAGCCGCCCTATGTGGCCAAGCCGAACAATGAAGGCTCCAGCGTTGGGATTTACATCGTCCACGAAAATGCCAACGGCCCGCCGCAGCTGGACGAGGCGATGCCCGATCTGGTGATGGTCGAGAAATACGTGGCAGGTCGCGAGTTGACCGTGACCGTGATGGGCGACCGCGCCCTGACCGTGACCGAAATCATGACAGATGGCGGCTGGTACGACTATGACGCCAAATACAAGCCTGGCGGCTCGTGGCATGTCCTGCCCGCCGACATCCCGCAGGACATTTTCGACCGCTGCATGGACTACGCCGTGCGGGCGCATAACGTGCTGGGGTGCAAGGGTGTGTCCCGCACGGATTACCGCTGGGATGACAGCAAGGGTGCCGATGGGTTGTTCCTGCTGGAAACCAATACCCAGCCCGGCATGACGCCAACCTCTCTGGTCCCGGAACAGGCCGCTCATCTTGGAATGACATTCGGCCAGCTCTGCGCCTGGATGGTGGAGGACGCCTCATGCGACCGCTGA